A region of Diceros bicornis minor isolate mBicDic1 chromosome 31, mDicBic1.mat.cur, whole genome shotgun sequence DNA encodes the following proteins:
- the LOC131395338 gene encoding LOW QUALITY PROTEIN: olfactory receptor 10Q1-like (The sequence of the model RefSeq protein was modified relative to this genomic sequence to represent the inferred CDS: inserted 1 base in 1 codon) translates to MFAGSPALNQSGPTEFVFHVFTAVPEFQVLLFLLLYLMMLCSNTATIWVVCTHSFLCTPMYFFLSNLSFLEVCYTSVVVPLMLSNILGAQKPIPLPGCGAQMFFLVTLGSTDCFLLAVMAYDRYVAICHPLHYTLVMTQKLCVQMLASTLGLALFLSLQLTSLILTLPFCGHDREINHFLCDVPPVLRLACADIRVHQAVLYVMGILVLTVSFLLICVSYVFVXLRIRSAEGRRRALYTGSSHLTVVLLKYGYCSLVYPRPRSSTSEDEDRQIALVYTFVIPLLNPLISTLGNKDVKAALRNAIIHKAASDTS, encoded by the exons ATGTTTGCTGGGAGCCCTGCCCTCAACCAATCCGGCCCCACTGAGTTTGTGTTCCATGTGTTCACAGCTGTGCCTGAATTCCaggtcctcctcttcctcctcctctacttGATGATGCTTTGCAGCAACACAGCCACCATCTGGGTGGTGTGCACACACAGCTTCCTCTGCACCccaatgtacttcttcctctccaatctgTCTTTCCTGGAAGTTTGCTACACTTCAGTTGTGGTGCCATTGATGCTTTCTAACATTTTGGGGGCCCAGAAGCCCATTCCATTGCCTGGTTGTGGAGCCCAAATGTTCTTTTTGGTCACCCTTGGCAGCACGGACTGTTTCCTCTTGGCAGTCATGGCATATGATCGCTACGTGGCCATCTGCCACCCACTGCACTACACCCTCGTCATGACCCAGAAGCTGTGCGTCCAGATGCTGGCCAGCACCCTGGGCctggccctcttcctctccctgcaGCTCACCTCCTTAATCCTCACCCTGCCCTTTTGCGGGCACGACCGCGAAATCaaccacttcctctgtgatgtgcCTCCAGTCTTGCGGTTGGCCTGTGCTGACATCCGCGTGCACCAGGCCGTCCTCTACGTCATGGGCATCCTGGTGCTGACTGTCTCCTTTCTGCTTATCTGTGTCTCCTATGTGTTCG ACCTGCGCATCCGTTCTGCTGAGGGCCGCCGCCGGGCTCTGTACACCGGCTCCTCCCACCTCACCGTGGTCTTGCTGAAGTATGGCTATTGCAGCCTCGTCTACCCGCGTCCCCGGTCCAGCACCTCAGAGGATGAGGACCGCCAAATCGCTCTGGTCTACACCTTTGTCATCCCCTTACTTAACCCCCTGATCTCTACTCTGGGCAACAAGGATGTCAAAGCTGCTCTGAGGAATGCTATCATTCATAAAGCAGCATCTGACACCAGTTGA